The Verrucomicrobiia bacterium region TCCTTGCAAGGATCGCTCTGTTCCTTGCAAGGTTTGCTCCTTTCCTTACAAGGAAAACTCCAGTCCTTGCATGGAAAATCATTTTCCTTGCAAGGTTTGCTCCGGTCCTTGCATGGAAAACTGTTTTCCTTTTAAGGAAAATCATTTTCCATGTAAGGAAAATCGTTTCCCTTGCAAAGACTGCTCATTTCCTTGCAAGGAAAACTCCTTTCCGCGCAAGTTCGGTGTCCCGATTCGCGCCAGCGACCATGTTCTAATGGACATTGTTCGCACTCCTAATCATAAAAGCACACTCCTTTTCCGTTAACGAACCGCGGTTTCGCCCTGCCCCGCCGTGGCATGTCTCCGGCTCAATCCCAGCCGCAGCCTTCGAGTTCACGCGCTTCCGCAAGCCGTTCTTGCGGGCCTTCATGGCGCGCGGCCCCAGGCTGAATCAGATGGCGGTAAAACCTCTAAACAAACGGGGCGCGTCACACCGACCCCGGAGGTCAACTCTGCCGTAAAACGAAAGGTAAAGTCATGAGCTATGCCAAAGTCGGGCTGGACGGTTTGACGGTGCCAGCCAAAATCCAATACCTCCGCCGCCTCGTCGCGGCGCTGACGGGCAATCCAAACTTCCCCACCCCGAACCCCGCCGTGGCGGACCTGACGGCGGCGGCGGATGCGTTGGAAGCGGCCTACAACGACGCGCAGGCTGCCCGGCTGGTTTCCAAAACCAAGACCGGCATCCAGGACGCGCAGGCCCTGGACACGGACGCGCTGGTCAACCAGCTCGCCAGCTACGTGGACAACGCCAGCGGAGGCGACGCGGAAAAAATCGCGAGCGCGGGTTTCGCCGTGCGCGCCACGCCAACGCCCGTGGGCGATCTGCCCGCGCCCACCGACCTGCAGGTGCTCCCCAGCGAGCACGCCGGCAGTGCGGACGTGTCGTGGAAGTCCGTGCGCGGCGCCCGCGCCTACGTGATCGAACGCGCCCCCGACGAGCCCAGCCTCAACTGGGCGGTCATTGGGACAAGCACGCGCGGCCGGGCCTCATTAAACACGATGACCAGCGGCCTCAAATACTGGTTCCGCGTCGCCGCCGTCGGCGCCGCCGGCCAGAGTGCGTGGAGCGACCCGGTGCCCTTGTTCGCGCCGTGAGCTCCTTAGCGTGCCCCGAAACGACCAGCGGAACGCGCCCGCGTTCCGCTGGTTTTTTGTTTTTCTCCTTGGCAAACCTGACGCGCGGATTTAACAAGGCCGCCGCTCTTTGAATGGCGGATATTTCTCCGCCGCTTGCAATCAGGTGACAGGGAACCCCGTGTGATTCGGGGACGGTTGCGCCACTGTAACGGGTTACGAGTTTCCATGGCCACTGGCTTTTGCCGGGAAGGCGGAAACGAGGATTGAAACCCGGAGTCAGGATACCGGCCTGGTTGTGCTCGTCAGTCGGGAGGACGAGTTGATGGTTGAAAGTTGATCGTTGATGGCGGGAACAAAAGTTTCCCAAGTCCAGCAACCTTCAACTAAACCGTCAGCCAGCCGCCCGCACTTCTCCGCCAAGAGAAGGATGAGGCCAGCCCGTTTCCGCCCGAGCGGAACGGAATGTGAATGCCTTCATTTCCATTTGGCGGGGATGAAGGTTTTTTGCCTTCGTCCCCCGCACTGGTCCTCGCAACCAAAAACTCCGCTCCCGCGGAATCGTCAGAACCAGTGCCCATGAAACAAATCGTAATCCGCCGGCTGGCGGCCCTGTGGTCCGTCCTCGCGGCCGCCCCGCTCACCGCCGCCACCCTTGTCACTCACTTTGCCACCGATCCCGCCGCCGCCGGCTGGCAGGCTTATGGCAACACCAATCTCTTCACCTGGGACGCGACAAATGAGAACCTGCGCGTGACGTGGGATTCTTCCCAGCCCAACAGTTATTTTTACCACGCGCTCGGCCAGACACTGTCGCGCACGAACGACTTCCTCGTTCAATTCGACCTGAATTTGAGTGACATCACGGTGAGCAACGATCCCGGCAAGCCCTACTCGTTTGAAATCGCCCTTGGACTGATACAGCACACGCAGGTGACCAACACCGCGTTGGCCCGGGGCTCCGGGGAATCGCCCAATCTGGTGGAGTTCGACTATTTCCCCAACGACTTCAATGACTACGGTGCCAGCGTTTCCACAGCATTGATTTCGAGCACGACCAATTACTGGAACGGGGGCTTCACGTTTCCGCTCGAACTGGCCACCAACACGCACTATCGCGTGCAAATGACGTTCACGGCCGCCGACCAAACCCTGCGGGCCACCCTGACGAGCAACGGTGTGCCGGTGGGCCCGTTGGAAGAAGCAACGATTGATGCCTACTTCGGAGATTTTGCCGTCGATACCGTGGCCATCAGCAGTTACAGCGACCAGGGACAGTTCCCGGGTTACGAAGGTTCGGTGCTCGCGCACGGAACCGTTGATGATCTCGTCGTGGCCGCGCCGTTGCCGGTTGGCACCCTCACCTCGCCCGCCGCCGGAAAGGTGGCCCTGCTCAGCGACCCGAGCTGGCTTTACACGCTGGAACGCAGCACGAACCTGATGGATTGGTCGGGCGCGGCAGCCGCTGTGCCCGGCAACAACGGCATGTTGTCGCTGCAAGACACCAACGCGCCGGCCGACGCCGCTTTCTATCGCGTGCACGCAACGCTGCCTTGAACTGCACGACATGGCCGTCCGCCCATCAACTCAACCCGGAGCGATCCCAGCGATCGACCCGGCGCTTTGCCCATTGTGCGGACGGCCAAATCATTGCGCACGGTGCCAGACCAGCCCGTCAGCAAGCGAACGCAATTCCGCGCCGGCCGACGTTGCCGGCTCTGCGCCGGCCCAAACCTCCTGCTGGTGCGAAGCGGAGGCGATTCCCGCCGCGTTGCTGGTGCGCATTCCCGTTGCGCAACGCGGACGGGCCTGCGTCTGCCGCGCCTGCGTGCGCGACTTTCAAAAGACCCACGCCCCGGCGTTCACCTTGATTGAGCTGCTCGTGGTGATTGCCTGCATCGCCATCCTCGCCGCACTGCTGCTGCCCGCGCTCGCCCGCAGCCAGGACGCCGCCCGCCGCCTCAAGTGTGTTTCCAATCTGCACCAGCTGGGGCTCGCGGCGCAGATGTATTGGGACGAAAACGCGGGCGATTGTTTCCGCTACGGCGGCGACGTGGCCAACGGCGGGCGGCTCTACTGGTTTGGCTGGCTGGGCAATGGGGCCGAAGGCGAGCGACCGTTCGATGCCACCCAGGGCGCGCTGTATCCCTATTTGCAGGGCCGCGGGGTGGAGCTGTGCCCCTCGCTCAATTACGCCCTCGCGCAATTCAAGCTGAAGGCCAGCGGGGCCGCCTACGGTTATGGCTACAACCTGTGCCTGTCCGTGAACAAGACCGCGCCGCCCCAGAAAATCTACCGGCTGATGCGACCGTCCGAGATCGTGCTGCTGGCCGATGCCGCGCAAGTGAACATTTTTCAGCCGCCCGCTTCCCGCGCGAATCCCATGCTGGAGGAGTTTTACTACGTCAGCACCAACCGCAATGAAGCCACGGCCCATTTCCGCCACGCGCAACGGGCGGACGTGGGGCGGGTTGACGGCCACGTGGACAGCGAACGCATGGAGCCGGGTTCGCTGGATCAAAACCTGCCCAGCCAGTTCGTGGGCCGGCTGCGTCCGGAAATCCTCGCGGCCCCGTGAAGCAGGCGCCGGTCACTGGCCGGCGTAATAGGCGTCCACCTTGGCTGCCACATCGCGGTAGCCGATGTCCGCCTCGTAAATCTGTTTGAACTGCTCGATGGCCTCCTCCTTCTTCTCCATCGCTTCGAGCACGGTGCCCAGGTTGTAGATCAAATCCTTCTTCTCGTCGTCGAGCACGAGCTTTTCCTTCAGGGCATTTTGCAGCGTGCGGGCGGCGAGATCATACATTTTCCGCTTCGCGAAACATTGGGCGAGATAGCCCATGGCCGAAATGCGCTTGTGCGGATTGGACTGCGCCTTTTGCAACTCCTGAATGGCCTCGCCGACCTTGCCCGCCTGAAAATACAGCACGCCCATTTCAAAGCGGATGGCCAGATCGGTCGGATACTTTTCAACGCGACGACGGCATTCCTCGAGTTGCATGGTTTGCTTGGTCGCGGCCAGCTCCGCCTGCCGGGCGCTGTATTCGTCCGAAGTCGGATCGAGCTGAGCGATTTGATGATCCAACTGCTTGACCTTGGTGTCGCTGATGGCCTTGTCCAGGGTGGGATCATTGCCCGCGTCGGACGCCTTGAGCTGCTCGTAATACTTCAGCGCCTCGGCAAAACGCTTATTCTGCGTGTATAGCTCGGCCAGCGAACGCATCAACCGCGCGTTGCCCGCATCGGGTCCGGCCAGCCGGGTTTCGTATTCCCGCATCAACCGCTCGGCGTTGTCCTCGGAACGGACGGCGCGCTGTTCCTGCTCCAACTGCGCGGCCTCCTCCTTGTTCTTGAGCATGTCGCGGTAGGAGCTGTTCTCCTGCTCGGCTTTTTCGTAGGCGCCCTCCTTCAATGTGCGCCGGGCCGAGAGATTTTTCAGCGCCTGCGAAACTTCCGGGTCATTGGGCAACTGCCGCTGCAATTCCACGAGCGCGTGTTCCGCCAGGTTGACCTCGCCGATGTCGGCCAGCGTCGTGCCGTATTGAGTGATGATGGCCTTGTCCCGCGGGTGGAGCCGGGCCAGCACTTCGAGCGAGAGCACGGCCGAGCGCGGCATTTCCAGGGCCAGCGCCGCTTCGGCGGCCAGCTTGTGCCCCGCCGTGCTGTTCGGGTCCGCGCTGAGAATTTGCTCGGCAACCTGCAATGCCTCCCCGGCGTTGGCGCGCAGGGCAAGCTGGCCCTTCGCCACGAGCGGCGCGGTGCTGGCGCTGCCCCACATCTTCTTGAACATTCCGCCGCCGTTGCCGGCCTTGCCGACCTGCGCGTGGCGCAGCGCCTTGCGGCAGTCCACGCAACCCGGCGCGTGCCGCAGCACCTGCATGAACAGGTCGATGGCGTAATCGAAGTTGTCCCGCTGCAGTGCCTCCGTTCCCTTGGTGTAAAGCTGGCGCATTTCCCGCGGCAGTCCGTTCAATTCAATCTCAGGCATGAAATCAATTAGCGACAAGTGGCGGGAAAAATCCACTGTAAAGAACGGCGCGACACCGCAAATCCGGCCGCAACAACAAGCAGCCCGGCAGACTTGCGCCTGCCGGGCCCACCTTCAACCAACCACTAACCCAACCAACCACCGACCTCCGCCGCAAACGATTGTGCAGAGCGGCGTGACCATAACACGGCTTTACCTCGCTTGGCTGCAAGAGCGCTGACAAATTGCCTAAATCGCACTACCGCCCAGCGGACCGTCACAGCGCCAAGTTTAACCGCGGCTCAATGTGCATACTGCTGACTCCACGCCTTAATTTGTGCGCCAAAATCGTTGGTGGAGACTCGCTGATAAGCCATCAAAACGTTTGTGAGCGTGTGTTCGTAATCGCGCCGGACAAGACGCGCGAGCGGTGTGCCCTCCAATGTCCTGCTGTGCCCCTGATAATAGCAAATGAGAAACTCTGTGCGATGCGCAATCGTCTCCGGGTCTGAAAACTCCCTCGCAACCAGCTCGGTCGTCTCACATTGATGGGAAATAAACATGGCCGTGACCGTCTGTCTGTAGCTCGTCAGCACCTGCCACCCAAGCAGAACAACTGCGACAAGGAGAACGAGAGCGGCCCAGAACGTGATGCTGTTCTTCCAGTGCATGATTCAATAACCACTAGGCTCCGGGTAAAACACGAATTACAGCCCCATCTTCTGCCACCAGCACGGTGCAATGGTTCCCCGGCGTAAACTCTGGCATGCCAAAATGATAGCCAGACACAAACTGAACATAAACTTCATGATGGCCGGATACATGAGTCACTCGATAGTAGGCATCCACTGCGCGACGTCTCTGCTCCTCCAAATAGTGACGCGCGGCGGCGATAGCGCGCCGCGCTTGCGGTGAAAATGCAGTGTCACGCTCACGCCTCAAGCCACCCAGAACAACAGTCGGCTCGGGAAAAGTCGGTGCAACATCAGCAGCCACGTCGGCTGGGGTGGGTCGCACGTCTTGCCTAGAGGCACAGCCTGAAATAAGCGCAACCAAGAATAGTATGGAAACTAAACTACGCATGGATCATGCAACCACTAGACCAAACTCACATCGCCGCAAAGGTGCACCTCCAACCCCAGCTCGGCAAGGGCTGCGGCCTTGATGCGGCACGCCCGCTGCGCCTGCGCGCGGTTCGGCGCATAAACCACCTGGATGTGGTTGGACTTGTGCCGGGCCATCATCTGGTCGCGCGAAACCCCTTGGGTGACGGCGTGCATGATCGGCCATTGCGGCGTGGTTTCGCGCCAGCGGCGTTCGGTTTCGGCCTCGGGCAGGCGCACCACTTCCGCCACACCCAAATCGCATTGCAGCCGGCCGTCCATGACGAACACCCGGCTCCAAACGATCCAGCCCGGCTTGCTGTTACCTTTCATCGTGCCGCCGCCCAGCCGGAAATACATCGCCGGCTGACGCTCGCTCACCGTGCCCTTCCATTTGCCGATGAAATGCTCGGGCGGCGCGGCGCCGGAAATCAAAAACACCCAGACGTAATCGTCCACGCCGTCGCCCTTGAAATGCCGGCCCCAGCGCAGGTCGTGCAGCGTGTTCTCGGGTGCAAATCCCAGCTCGCGCCACAGTTTGTAGGTCACAAGGCCGTCGAAGCCGGCGCACTCGTCCACTTCGTTGAAATGTGGCAGGGCCTCGCCGGCATACAACAGCCGGCGGCCATCGGCGCTGCGCACCGGCGGCCGGTCCACGTTGTTCAAGGTGCCCTCGACCAGGTCGCTGGCCGGCGCGAGGTCCTTGAGGCCCTGTTGATATTGAATGCCGATGGTGTCGCAGCCGAAATCGTCGGCCAGGCGCAGCGCGGCGACATACATCTTGCACTGCTCCAAAGTCTGACGTTCGGTCAGCTCGGTTTCCTCGTCGCTGCCCCACGCGAATTTCATCCCCTTCTTCAAATACCAGTCGAGCACGGCCCGCGCTTCGGCATCGGAAACGCGCAGCATTTCCGCGTATAGGGTGGACTGGCTGAGGCGTTCCTTGAACACGCCGGTGGGGTTAAGCAGTTCGTCAGGAATGATGGCGTTGAACATGCCCATGCACCCCTCGTCAAAGACGCCCATGATGGCCT contains the following coding sequences:
- a CDS encoding fibronectin type III domain-containing protein, with product MSYAKVGLDGLTVPAKIQYLRRLVAALTGNPNFPTPNPAVADLTAAADALEAAYNDAQAARLVSKTKTGIQDAQALDTDALVNQLASYVDNASGGDAEKIASAGFAVRATPTPVGDLPAPTDLQVLPSEHAGSADVSWKSVRGARAYVIERAPDEPSLNWAVIGTSTRGRASLNTMTSGLKYWFRVAAVGAAGQSAWSDPVPLFAP
- a CDS encoding cysteine-rich CWC family protein; translated protein: MAVRPSTQPGAIPAIDPALCPLCGRPNHCARCQTSPSASERNSAPADVAGSAPAQTSCWCEAEAIPAALLVRIPVAQRGRACVCRACVRDFQKTHAPAFTLIELLVVIACIAILAALLLPALARSQDAARRLKCVSNLHQLGLAAQMYWDENAGDCFRYGGDVANGGRLYWFGWLGNGAEGERPFDATQGALYPYLQGRGVELCPSLNYALAQFKLKASGAAYGYGYNLCLSVNKTAPPQKIYRLMRPSEIVLLADAAQVNIFQPPASRANPMLEEFYYVSTNRNEATAHFRHAQRADVGRVDGHVDSERMEPGSLDQNLPSQFVGRLRPEILAAP
- a CDS encoding tetratricopeptide repeat protein; its protein translation is MPEIELNGLPREMRQLYTKGTEALQRDNFDYAIDLFMQVLRHAPGCVDCRKALRHAQVGKAGNGGGMFKKMWGSASTAPLVAKGQLALRANAGEALQVAEQILSADPNSTAGHKLAAEAALALEMPRSAVLSLEVLARLHPRDKAIITQYGTTLADIGEVNLAEHALVELQRQLPNDPEVSQALKNLSARRTLKEGAYEKAEQENSSYRDMLKNKEEAAQLEQEQRAVRSEDNAERLMREYETRLAGPDAGNARLMRSLAELYTQNKRFAEALKYYEQLKASDAGNDPTLDKAISDTKVKQLDHQIAQLDPTSDEYSARQAELAATKQTMQLEECRRRVEKYPTDLAIRFEMGVLYFQAGKVGEAIQELQKAQSNPHKRISAMGYLAQCFAKRKMYDLAARTLQNALKEKLVLDDEKKDLIYNLGTVLEAMEKKEEAIEQFKQIYEADIGYRDVAAKVDAYYAGQ
- a CDS encoding fucose isomerase, producing the protein MKPVKLPPKHVYLVSNGDLRLSANQKCWPEQARMEAVLTRALKAEGWKVVRAHPYDAKKQHGFIDSQKMGLEVFRQLDATAPLIVAEVVWQYSHHLLPGLSTHQGPILTVANWSGTWPGLVGMLNLNGSMTKAGIRYSTLWSEKFTDDYFKNGLRQWLTEGVVTHDQTHVKSLKLIKLPPADEQLGRAFARRFKQRKAIMGVFDEGCMGMFNAIIPDELLNPTGVFKERLSQSTLYAEMLRVSDAEARAVLDWYLKKGMKFAWGSDEETELTERQTLEQCKMYVAALRLADDFGCDTIGIQYQQGLKDLAPASDLVEGTLNNVDRPPVRSADGRRLLYAGEALPHFNEVDECAGFDGLVTYKLWRELGFAPENTLHDLRWGRHFKGDGVDDYVWVFLISGAAPPEHFIGKWKGTVSERQPAMYFRLGGGTMKGNSKPGWIVWSRVFVMDGRLQCDLGVAEVVRLPEAETERRWRETTPQWPIMHAVTQGVSRDQMMARHKSNHIQVVYAPNRAQAQRACRIKAAALAELGLEVHLCGDVSLV